In the genome of Streptomyces sp. NBC_00190, one region contains:
- a CDS encoding winged helix-turn-helix domain-containing protein, whose translation MTSLPPPTVSLSADEARRIALRAQGLLGAPDRRGGVRGVLRHLGAVQLDTISVLARSHELIPYARLGAVGRGTVERAYWSGHHAFEYWSHAACILPIEEWPHFAFRRRARRARGHRWHVLQDKERSTKAVLDRLRADGPLTSTELGGAKNGGEWFEWSETKIAVEWLLDTGEVVCCERRGWKRVYDLPERAVPDALLHDDLDDRECVRRLVALAGRSLGLGTRADIADYHRLGGEQVDAVIADSGLVPVTVEGWAKQAWADPAALATAPRGRHRTTLLSPFDSLIWDRPRTERIFGFTHRLEAYVPKPKRIHGYFAMPLLAGGLLQGRVDPGREGKTLVARQLSLTSPKAARPMAQALREAAEWVGCDAVRVERAQSPQEAAAVVAELAVLPG comes from the coding sequence ATGACCAGCCTGCCGCCGCCGACCGTGTCCCTCTCCGCCGACGAGGCCCGCCGGATCGCCCTGCGCGCGCAGGGCCTCCTCGGGGCGCCCGACCGCCGCGGCGGGGTCCGCGGCGTCCTGCGCCACCTGGGCGCCGTACAGCTGGACACGATCTCGGTCCTGGCCCGCTCGCACGAACTGATCCCGTACGCCCGCCTGGGCGCCGTCGGCCGCGGCACGGTGGAGCGGGCCTACTGGTCCGGCCATCACGCCTTCGAGTACTGGTCGCACGCGGCCTGCATCCTCCCCATCGAGGAATGGCCGCATTTCGCCTTCCGGCGCCGCGCCCGCCGGGCCCGCGGCCACCGCTGGCACGTCCTCCAGGACAAGGAACGCTCGACGAAGGCGGTCCTCGACCGGCTCCGGGCCGACGGCCCGCTGACCTCGACCGAGCTGGGCGGCGCCAAGAACGGCGGCGAGTGGTTCGAGTGGTCCGAGACCAAGATCGCGGTGGAGTGGCTGCTCGACACCGGTGAGGTGGTGTGCTGCGAGCGCCGCGGCTGGAAGCGGGTGTACGACCTGCCCGAGCGCGCCGTCCCCGACGCACTGCTCCACGACGACCTGGACGACCGCGAGTGCGTGCGCCGCCTGGTCGCCCTCGCCGGCCGGTCACTGGGCCTGGGCACCCGCGCCGACATCGCGGACTACCACCGGCTGGGGGGCGAGCAGGTCGACGCGGTGATCGCGGACTCCGGGCTGGTACCGGTCACGGTGGAGGGCTGGGCGAAGCAGGCGTGGGCGGACCCTGCGGCCCTCGCGACGGCCCCCAGGGGCCGCCACCGCACGACGCTGCTCTCCCCCTTCGACTCGCTGATCTGGGACCGCCCCCGCACGGAGCGGATCTTCGGCTTCACGCACCGCCTCGAGGCGTACGTCCCCAAGCCGAAGCGGATACACGGGTACTTCGCCATGCCGCTGCTCGCGGGCGGCCTGCTCCAGGGCCGCGTCGATCCGGGCCGCGAGGGCAAGACCCTGGTCGCCCGCCAGCTCTCCCTGACGTCGCCGAAGGCTGCCCGCCCGATGGCGCAGGCCCTGCGGGAGGCGGCGGAGTGGGTCGGCTGCGACGCGGTCCGCGTCGAGCGCGCCCAGAGCCCCCAGGAGGCCGCCGCCGTCGTGGCGGAGCTGGCCGTGCTGCCGGGGTAG
- a CDS encoding response regulator transcription factor, whose translation MADSFGPVRGDDGAGCRAADAAAELAGSPAGEPIRVLVVDDHALFRRGLEIVLAQEEDIQVVGEAGDGAEAVDKAADLLPDIVLMDVRMPRRGGIEACTSIKEVAPSAKIIMLTISDEEADLYDAIKAGATGYLLKEISTDEVATAIRAVADGQSQISPSMASKLLTEFKSMIQRTDERRLVPAPRLTDRELEVLKLVATGMNNRDIAKQLFISENTVKNHVRNILEKLQLHSRMEAVVYAMREKILEIR comes from the coding sequence ATGGCGGACAGCTTCGGGCCGGTGCGCGGTGACGACGGTGCGGGCTGCCGTGCGGCGGACGCGGCGGCGGAGCTCGCCGGCTCGCCGGCCGGGGAGCCCATCCGGGTACTCGTGGTCGACGACCACGCGCTGTTCCGGCGAGGGCTGGAAATCGTCCTCGCGCAGGAGGAGGACATCCAGGTCGTCGGTGAGGCGGGGGACGGGGCGGAGGCCGTGGACAAGGCGGCCGACCTGCTGCCGGACATCGTGCTGATGGACGTACGGATGCCCCGGCGCGGCGGGATCGAGGCGTGCACCTCGATCAAGGAGGTGGCCCCCTCCGCGAAGATCATCATGCTGACGATCAGCGACGAGGAGGCGGACCTCTACGACGCGATCAAGGCGGGTGCGACCGGGTACCTCCTGAAGGAGATCTCGACGGACGAGGTGGCCACGGCGATCCGGGCGGTGGCGGACGGCCAGTCGCAGATCAGCCCGTCGATGGCGTCGAAGCTGCTCACCGAGTTCAAGTCGATGATCCAGCGGACCGACGAGCGGCGGCTGGTGCCGGCGCCGAGGCTGACGGACCGGGAGCTGGAGGTCCTGAAGCTGGTGGCCACCGGCATGAACAACCGTGACATCGCCAAGCAGTTGTTCATCTCCGAGAACACGGTGAAGAACCACGTCCGCAACATCCTGGAGAAGCTGCAGCTGCACTCCCGGATGGAAGCCGTGGTCTACGCGATGCGCGAGAAGATCCTCGAAATCCGCTAG
- the hpf gene encoding ribosome hibernation-promoting factor, HPF/YfiA family — translation MDIVVKGRKTEVPDRFRKHVAEKLNPERIQKLDAKVISLDVEVSKEHNPRQADRSDRVEITLRSRGPVIRAEAAAADAYAALDLAQDKLEARLRKQHDKRHTRRGSGRISAAEVADVVPDAATLNGNGEPVTAEKADAIPTTRIGSLEVQGEGPLIVREKTHSAAPMSLDQALYEMELVGHDFYLFVDSETKLPSVVYRRHAYDYGVIHVNPDGASSSEQPRGGAGGALGG, via the coding sequence GTGGACATCGTCGTCAAGGGCCGCAAGACCGAGGTGCCCGACCGGTTCCGCAAGCACGTGGCCGAGAAGCTGAATCCGGAGCGGATCCAGAAGCTCGACGCCAAGGTGATCAGCTTGGACGTCGAGGTGTCCAAGGAGCACAACCCGCGCCAGGCCGACCGTTCCGACCGCGTGGAGATCACTTTGCGTTCGCGGGGCCCGGTGATCCGTGCCGAGGCCGCCGCCGCAGACGCGTACGCGGCGTTGGACCTGGCTCAGGACAAGCTGGAGGCCCGGCTGCGCAAGCAGCACGACAAGCGCCACACCCGCCGCGGCAGCGGCCGGATCTCGGCGGCGGAGGTCGCCGACGTGGTACCGGACGCCGCCACCCTGAACGGGAACGGCGAGCCGGTCACCGCGGAGAAGGCGGACGCGATCCCGACCACCCGGATCGGATCGCTGGAAGTCCAGGGCGAAGGCCCGCTCATCGTCCGCGAGAAGACCCACTCGGCCGCACCCATGTCGCTCGACCAGGCACTCTACGAAATGGAACTGGTCGGCCACGACTTCTATCTGTTCGTCGACTCCGAGACGAAGCTGCCCAGCGTCGTCTACCGACGTCACGCGTACGACTACGGCGTGATCCACGTGAACCCCGACGGGGCTTCCAGCTCGGAGCAGCCCCGCGGCGGTGCCGGGGGCGCGCTCGGCGGCTGA
- a CDS encoding ComF family protein: protein MRGLWQELAGLVLPVDCAGCGASRVLLCVGCREALSGAVAARARPFPRPEGLPVVHAAAVYEGPVRAVLLAHKERGALPLAGALGAALAAAVRAGGAGEVALVPVPSARRQVRARGHDPARRIAFAAAGRLRRAGVPARVAPVLRLRRAVADQAGLGARQRRENLSGALEVCRGGARLTGGAAVVLVDDLITTGATLAEAARAVRAADPQGVAGLRAAVVAATQTDQKSRE from the coding sequence ATGCGGGGGTTGTGGCAGGAGCTGGCCGGGCTGGTCCTGCCGGTCGACTGCGCGGGCTGCGGAGCGTCCCGGGTACTGCTGTGCGTCGGCTGCCGGGAGGCGCTGAGCGGAGCCGTCGCGGCGCGGGCGAGGCCGTTTCCGCGGCCTGAGGGGCTGCCGGTGGTCCATGCGGCCGCCGTGTACGAGGGGCCCGTACGGGCTGTCCTGCTGGCGCACAAGGAGCGCGGGGCGCTGCCCCTGGCCGGGGCGCTCGGCGCCGCCCTGGCGGCGGCGGTGCGGGCGGGTGGGGCGGGGGAGGTGGCTCTGGTGCCGGTCCCGTCGGCGCGGCGGCAGGTCCGGGCGCGCGGGCACGACCCGGCGCGCAGGATCGCCTTCGCCGCGGCGGGCCGGCTGCGGCGGGCCGGTGTGCCCGCGCGCGTGGCGCCCGTACTGCGGCTGCGGCGGGCGGTGGCGGACCAGGCGGGGCTGGGGGCCCGGCAGCGCCGGGAGAACCTCTCCGGGGCCCTGGAGGTGTGCCGGGGCGGGGCGCGGCTGACCGGCGGGGCGGCGGTCGTGCTCGTGGACGACCTGATCACCACCGGGGCGACGCTGGCGGAGGCGGCCAGGGCGGTGCGTGCCGCGGATCCGCAGGGCGTGGCGGGCCTGCGGGCGGCGGTGGTGGCCGCAACTCAGACAGACCAAAAATCCCGTGAATAG
- a CDS encoding LpqB family beta-propeller domain-containing protein, translated as MPMPTPMAMPVDAEARAARARTRGRRWRTVRAYALGVAGLLLAGCASMPDHGEIRSVQGSQGVDSQVRVFGVPPADKASAAEIVDGFLEAMTSDDPQLETARKYLTQEQAKSWKPGSAVTVLRGGLDRSPVRGEKDPDGPRWKVTGKKLATVDERSAYQPETGGGAFEEFLQLVQEDKQWRIATPPRSLVLSESDFQRIYMPVNKYYFAGDSLVADPVYVRQRSDPDSRMDPTTQTVQSLLAGPSRWLSPVVESSFPSGTELRPGTKSLSYDGQNTLRVPLNDKADNVAQPQCRKMATQLLYTVKDLTGSRLEQVELLRSDGKSSSLCSVTEVSAAAIANRPKIPEYQYFVDDADRLVRLKLDISSEVQQNKPEPVPGPLATPPGFKVLSAAVSYDERRAAVVSQDGHGLYVVSMSGSGPMPQPVYPGKPNKPNTLTAPSWDAAGDLWFADQDPQHLGLWRVPGGTGVPEKVQVAGLDGGRITSLKASSDGVRIALLVQRDGARKNLYVGRIERPDGKGDVSAVSVRELRPAAPQMADVTAMSWAPRGRLLVVGRESGGIVQARYMLADGSLVAAGLPGATGLIEVAVAATEDESKPKPVVAFSEDDGIVWLPPGAQWRTVMAGGRAPVYPG; from the coding sequence ATGCCGATGCCGACGCCGATGGCGATGCCCGTGGACGCTGAGGCCAGGGCCGCACGCGCCCGGACACGGGGCAGGCGGTGGCGCACCGTGCGGGCGTACGCCCTCGGTGTCGCCGGGCTGCTGCTGGCGGGGTGCGCCTCGATGCCCGACCACGGTGAGATCCGCTCGGTGCAGGGCTCGCAGGGCGTCGACTCCCAGGTCCGGGTGTTCGGCGTACCGCCCGCCGACAAGGCCAGTGCGGCCGAGATCGTCGACGGCTTCCTGGAGGCGATGACCAGCGACGACCCGCAGCTGGAGACGGCTCGCAAGTACCTCACGCAGGAGCAGGCCAAGAGCTGGAAGCCCGGCTCCGCCGTCACCGTGCTCAGGGGCGGCCTCGACCGGTCCCCGGTCCGCGGCGAGAAGGACCCCGACGGGCCGCGTTGGAAGGTGACCGGCAAGAAGCTGGCGACCGTGGACGAGCGCAGCGCGTACCAGCCGGAGACCGGCGGCGGGGCGTTCGAGGAGTTCCTCCAGCTGGTCCAGGAGGACAAGCAGTGGCGGATCGCGACTCCGCCGCGCAGCCTCGTGCTGAGCGAGTCCGACTTCCAGCGGATCTACATGCCGGTCAACAAGTACTACTTCGCGGGCGACAGCCTGGTCGCCGACCCCGTGTACGTGCGCCAGCGCAGCGACCCCGACTCGCGGATGGACCCCACCACGCAGACGGTGCAGTCGCTGCTGGCCGGGCCGTCCAGGTGGCTCAGCCCGGTCGTCGAGTCCAGTTTCCCGAGCGGCACGGAACTGCGGCCGGGCACCAAGTCCCTGTCGTACGACGGCCAGAACACGCTGCGCGTGCCGCTCAACGACAAGGCCGACAACGTCGCGCAGCCGCAGTGCCGGAAGATGGCCACCCAACTCCTCTACACGGTCAAGGATCTGACGGGTTCCCGGCTCGAACAGGTCGAACTGCTGCGCTCCGACGGCAAGTCGTCCTCGCTGTGTTCGGTGACCGAGGTGAGCGCCGCGGCGATCGCCAACCGGCCGAAGATCCCCGAGTACCAGTACTTCGTCGACGACGCGGACCGGCTGGTCCGGCTGAAGCTCGACATTTCGAGCGAGGTCCAGCAGAACAAGCCCGAGCCGGTGCCGGGGCCGCTGGCCACCCCGCCGGGGTTCAAGGTCCTCTCGGCCGCCGTGTCGTACGACGAGCGGCGCGCGGCCGTGGTCTCGCAGGACGGGCACGGGCTGTACGTCGTGTCGATGTCCGGGTCCGGTCCCATGCCGCAGCCGGTGTACCCGGGCAAGCCGAACAAGCCGAACACGCTGACCGCGCCCAGCTGGGACGCGGCGGGCGACCTGTGGTTCGCCGACCAGGATCCGCAGCACCTGGGGCTGTGGCGGGTGCCCGGCGGTACCGGGGTTCCGGAGAAGGTCCAGGTGGCCGGGTTGGACGGCGGACGGATCACCTCGCTGAAGGCGTCCTCGGACGGGGTGCGGATCGCGCTGCTCGTGCAGCGGGACGGCGCCCGCAAGAACCTGTACGTCGGGCGGATCGAGCGGCCCGACGGCAAGGGTGACGTCTCGGCGGTGTCGGTGCGCGAGCTGCGCCCGGCGGCTCCGCAGATGGCGGACGTGACGGCGATGAGCTGGGCGCCGAGGGGCCGGCTGCTGGTCGTGGGCCGGGAGAGCGGTGGGATCGTGCAGGCCCGCTACATGCTCGCGGACGGCTCGCTGGTCGCGGCGGGTCTGCCGGGGGCCACGGGGCTGATCGAGGTCGCGGTGGCCGCCACGGAGGACGAGTCGAAGCCGAAGCCGGTGGTGGCCTTCTCCGAGGACGACGGGATCGTGTGGCTGCCGCCGGGGGCGCAGTGGCGCACGGTGATGGCGGGCGGCCGGGCTCCGGTGTATCCGGGCTGA
- the mtrB gene encoding MtrAB system histidine kinase MtrB — protein MQSGRDRAGSRWGALRGGRLLQDGAPGGPVLRLFVRLLRRPLLPAVRLWRRNIQLRVVAATLLISLAVVLALGFVVIAQVSKGLLDVKEEAAQSQAAGGFAVAQEKANAPASVDGPDAADNKVGLDASTWMNSLVKQLASGGQSAFEVVALGAGTGEQVMPGTQGVKGARASGNVDPAASVPIALRRAVNHSAGTFKTFSEIRYTAGAGEKTPEAALVVGKRLTDINGDPYDLYYLFPLTQEEESLNLIKVTIVTAGLFVVVLLCGIAWLVVRQVVTPVRMAAGIAERLSAGRLQERMKVTGEDDIARLGEAFNKMAQNLQLKIQQLEELSRMQRRFVSDVSHELRTPLTTVRMAADVIHDARVDFDPVTARSAELLAGQLDRFESLLADLLEISRFDAGAAALEAEPIDLRDVVRRVIDGAEPLAEHKGTRIRVLGDTQPVIAEADARRVERVLRNLVVNAVEHGEGRDVVVRLASAGGAVAVAVRDYGVGLKPGEATRVFNRFWRADPARARTTGGTGLGLSIAVEDARLHGGWLQAWGEPGGGSQFRLTLPRTADEPLRGSPIPLEPEDSRANRARAAADAAGSPADRQPADGGDRSPIPPRSPVAGALPVPADPTALPGNGARVVARPAEQAPQEDRTDADADADGDARGR, from the coding sequence GTGCAGTCCGGCAGGGACCGGGCCGGTTCCCGCTGGGGAGCGCTGAGGGGCGGCCGGCTGCTCCAGGACGGAGCGCCCGGCGGCCCTGTGCTGCGGCTGTTCGTGCGTCTTCTGCGCCGGCCGCTGCTTCCGGCTGTCCGGCTGTGGCGTCGCAACATCCAGCTCCGGGTCGTCGCCGCCACGCTGCTGATCTCGCTCGCCGTGGTCCTCGCCCTGGGCTTCGTCGTCATAGCCCAGGTCAGCAAGGGCCTCCTCGACGTCAAGGAGGAGGCGGCGCAGAGCCAGGCCGCGGGCGGGTTCGCGGTCGCACAGGAGAAGGCCAACGCCCCCGCGAGCGTGGACGGGCCCGACGCCGCCGACAACAAGGTCGGGCTCGATGCCAGTACGTGGATGAACTCGCTGGTCAAGCAGCTCGCCAGTGGCGGCCAGTCCGCCTTCGAGGTGGTCGCGCTCGGCGCGGGCACCGGCGAGCAGGTCATGCCCGGCACGCAGGGGGTCAAGGGCGCCCGCGCCTCGGGCAACGTGGATCCGGCCGCCAGCGTGCCGATCGCGCTGCGCCGGGCCGTCAACCACTCCGCCGGTACCTTCAAGACCTTCTCCGAGATCCGGTACACCGCCGGGGCCGGGGAGAAGACGCCCGAGGCCGCGCTGGTCGTGGGCAAGCGGCTCACCGACATCAACGGGGACCCGTACGACCTGTACTACCTCTTCCCGCTCACGCAGGAGGAGGAGTCCCTCAACCTGATCAAGGTCACCATCGTGACCGCGGGCCTGTTCGTCGTCGTCCTGCTCTGCGGCATCGCCTGGCTCGTCGTGCGCCAGGTCGTGACCCCCGTACGGATGGCCGCCGGGATCGCCGAGCGGCTTTCGGCGGGCCGTCTCCAGGAGCGGATGAAGGTCACCGGCGAGGACGACATCGCCCGCCTGGGTGAGGCCTTCAACAAGATGGCGCAGAACCTGCAGCTCAAGATCCAGCAGCTGGAGGAGCTGTCGCGGATGCAGCGCCGGTTCGTCTCGGACGTCTCGCACGAGCTGCGCACCCCGCTGACGACCGTACGGATGGCCGCGGACGTCATCCACGACGCCCGGGTCGACTTCGACCCGGTCACCGCGCGCTCCGCCGAACTGCTCGCCGGGCAGCTCGACCGGTTCGAGTCGCTCCTCGCCGACCTGCTGGAGATCAGCCGGTTCGACGCGGGCGCGGCGGCGCTGGAGGCCGAGCCGATCGACCTGCGCGACGTCGTACGCCGGGTCATCGACGGTGCCGAGCCGCTCGCCGAGCACAAGGGGACCCGGATCCGGGTCCTCGGCGACACCCAGCCGGTCATCGCCGAGGCGGATGCCCGGCGGGTGGAGCGGGTGCTGCGCAATCTGGTCGTCAACGCCGTGGAGCACGGCGAGGGACGTGATGTGGTGGTCCGGCTGGCGTCCGCGGGCGGGGCCGTCGCGGTCGCCGTTCGGGACTACGGCGTCGGGCTCAAGCCCGGCGAGGCCACCCGCGTCTTCAACCGCTTCTGGCGGGCCGACCCGGCGCGGGCCCGTACGACGGGCGGCACCGGCCTCGGTCTGTCCATCGCCGTCGAGGACGCCCGGCTGCACGGCGGCTGGCTCCAGGCGTGGGGCGAGCCGGGCGGCGGCTCACAGTTCCGCCTGACCCTGCCGCGCACGGCCGACGAGCCGCTGCGGGGCTCGCCCATCCCGCTGGAACCCGAGGACTCCCGGGCCAACCGGGCCAGGGCCGCCGCCGACGCCGCGGGCAGTCCGGCGGACCGGCAGCCGGCGGACGGCGGCGACCGGTCGCCGATACCGCCGCGGTCGCCGGTCGCCGGCGCGCTGCCCGTACCCGCCGACCCGACGGCCCTGCCGGGCAACGGAGCCAGGGTCGTGGCCCGGCCGGCCGAGCAGGCACCACAGGAGGATCGAACCGATGCCGATGCCGACGCCGATGGCGATGCCCGTGGACGCTGA
- the mtrA gene encoding two-component system response regulator MtrA has translation MMSSMKGRVLVVDDDTALAEMLGIVLRGEGFEPSFVADGDKALAAFREAKPDLVLLDLMLPGRDGIEVCRLIRAESGVPIVMLTAKSDTVDVVVGLESGADDYIVKPFKPKELVARIRARLRRSEEPAPEQLTIGDLVIDVAGHSVKRDGASIALTPLEFDLLVALARKPWQVFTREVLLEQVWGYRHAADTRLVNVHVQRLRSKVEKDPERPEIVVTVRGVGYKAGPS, from the coding sequence ATGATGTCAAGCATGAAGGGACGAGTCCTTGTCGTCGACGACGACACCGCGCTGGCCGAGATGCTCGGCATTGTGCTGCGTGGAGAAGGTTTTGAGCCGTCGTTCGTAGCGGACGGTGACAAGGCGCTGGCTGCCTTCCGGGAGGCGAAGCCCGATCTGGTACTGCTCGACCTCATGCTGCCCGGACGGGACGGCATAGAGGTGTGCAGGCTGATCAGGGCCGAGTCGGGCGTGCCGATCGTGATGCTCACGGCGAAGAGCGACACGGTCGACGTCGTCGTAGGCCTGGAGTCCGGCGCCGACGACTACATCGTCAAGCCGTTCAAGCCGAAGGAGCTGGTGGCCCGCATCCGGGCCCGCCTGCGCCGGTCGGAGGAGCCCGCTCCCGAGCAGCTGACCATCGGTGACCTCGTCATCGACGTGGCCGGGCACTCGGTCAAGCGGGACGGCGCCTCCATCGCCCTGACCCCGCTCGAGTTCGACCTGCTGGTCGCGCTCGCGCGCAAGCCCTGGCAGGTCTTCACCCGTGAGGTGCTGCTGGAGCAGGTCTGGGGCTACCGGCACGCGGCGGACACCCGGCTGGTCAACGTGCACGTGCAGCGCCTGCGCTCCAAGGTCGAGAAGGACCCGGAGCGCCCCGAGATCGTCGTGACGGTGCGCGGTGTCGGCTACAAGGCCGGACCCAGCTGA
- a CDS encoding DUF4129 domain-containing protein, giving the protein MMSTGGLITRATALLPGTATPPVTTPREPAQEAAERELSKPIYHQNDPGLLDRALRKFFAWLDDLFGAASGATPGGGLGVVVIVLLVVLAVGALWWRLGSPSRAASGAGVLFDEGIRSAADHRTAAEAHAAAGRWTEAVQERMRAVVRSLEERTLLDPRPGRTADEAAAEAAVCLPDHAGDLRAAARTFDDVTYGGRTADADAYARMRALDLTLDRAKPLLTGPTA; this is encoded by the coding sequence ATGATGAGTACGGGGGGCCTCATCACCCGCGCCACGGCGCTCCTGCCGGGCACGGCGACACCACCGGTGACGACACCGCGCGAGCCCGCCCAGGAGGCGGCCGAGCGCGAACTGTCCAAGCCCATCTACCACCAGAACGACCCGGGGCTGCTGGACCGCGCCCTGCGCAAGTTCTTCGCGTGGCTCGACGACCTGTTCGGCGCCGCCTCCGGGGCGACCCCCGGCGGCGGGCTCGGCGTCGTCGTGATCGTCCTCCTGGTCGTCCTGGCCGTCGGCGCCCTGTGGTGGCGGCTCGGCTCCCCCAGCCGGGCCGCCTCCGGCGCGGGCGTCCTCTTCGACGAGGGCATCCGCAGCGCCGCCGACCACCGCACGGCCGCCGAGGCCCACGCCGCCGCGGGCCGCTGGACCGAAGCCGTCCAGGAGCGCATGCGCGCCGTCGTCCGCTCCCTGGAGGAGCGGACCCTGCTCGACCCCCGGCCGGGCCGCACCGCCGACGAGGCCGCGGCCGAAGCCGCCGTCTGCCTCCCGGACCACGCCGGGGACCTCCGCGCGGCCGCCCGTACCTTCGACGACGTCACCTACGGCGGCCGCACCGCCGACGCCGACGCGTACGCCCGCATGCGCGCCCTCGACCTCACCCTGGACCGCGCCAAGCCGCTCCTGACGGGACCCACCGCATGA
- a CDS encoding DUF4350 domain-containing protein: protein MTGPIPGPTTPSTGAGGSVAPAATAAPRAGRAQRIRRTRRVLAFLAVLAVGGLALAALDSGTRHGTLDPRSADPYGSRAVAELLGDRGVTTRVVTTAREAADAAGPRTTLLVTDPDLLGTTQRGVLRSAMDLSGGRTVLLSPGGHSLTDLAPGVHTKGDAASDTLAPACTLPAAASAGRAGTGGGLRYTTTLPRATACYPSDGHPTLLVLPTGTPGGDTVLLGAGTILLNESLAEEGNASLALQLLGSRPDLVWYMPSLADSDPDAATRSGEDKSLFDLIPAGWSWALLQLFVAAVLAALWRARRLGPLVTEKLPVVIRASEATEGRARLYRKAGARDRAATVLRAATRERLAALLGVPHTQAHDPSALTPAVSARLTGEPQTRDVSALLFGPTPSDDAALVALADHLNALEREVRTS from the coding sequence ATGACCGGCCCCATCCCCGGCCCGACCACGCCCAGCACCGGTGCCGGCGGAAGCGTCGCCCCTGCCGCAACCGCGGCCCCCCGCGCCGGCCGGGCGCAGCGGATACGGCGGACGCGGCGCGTCCTGGCCTTCCTCGCCGTGCTCGCCGTCGGCGGACTCGCCCTCGCCGCCCTCGACTCCGGCACCCGCCACGGCACGCTCGACCCCCGCTCCGCCGACCCCTACGGCAGCCGGGCCGTCGCCGAGCTCCTGGGGGACCGCGGTGTCACCACCCGCGTCGTGACCACCGCCCGCGAGGCCGCCGACGCGGCCGGCCCCCGCACCACCCTCCTGGTCACCGACCCCGATCTCCTCGGCACCACCCAGCGCGGCGTCCTGCGCTCGGCCATGGACCTCTCCGGGGGCCGAACCGTCCTCCTCTCCCCGGGCGGCCACAGCCTCACCGACCTCGCCCCCGGCGTGCACACGAAGGGCGACGCCGCGTCGGACACCCTCGCCCCGGCCTGCACCCTGCCCGCCGCCGCCTCCGCAGGCCGCGCGGGCACCGGCGGCGGCCTCCGCTACACCACCACCCTCCCCCGGGCCACCGCCTGCTACCCCAGCGACGGCCACCCCACCCTCCTCGTCCTCCCCACCGGCACCCCCGGCGGCGACACCGTCCTCCTCGGCGCCGGGACGATCCTGCTCAACGAGAGCCTCGCCGAGGAGGGCAACGCCTCCCTCGCCCTCCAACTCCTCGGCTCCCGCCCGGACCTCGTCTGGTACATGCCGTCCCTCGCGGACTCCGACCCCGACGCCGCGACCCGCTCCGGCGAGGACAAGTCCCTCTTCGACCTCATCCCGGCCGGCTGGTCCTGGGCCCTGCTCCAGCTCTTCGTGGCCGCCGTCCTCGCCGCCCTCTGGCGCGCCCGCCGCCTCGGCCCCCTCGTCACCGAGAAGCTGCCGGTCGTCATCCGCGCCTCCGAGGCCACCGAGGGCCGCGCCCGCCTCTACCGAAAGGCCGGGGCCCGCGACCGCGCCGCCACCGTGCTGCGCGCCGCCACCCGCGAACGCCTGGCCGCACTGCTCGGCGTACCGCACACCCAGGCCCACGACCCGTCCGCGCTGACGCCCGCCGTCTCCGCCCGACTCACCGGCGAGCCGCAGACCAGGGACGTTTCCGCCCTGCTCTTCGGCCCCACCCCCTCCGACGACGCGGCACTCGTCGCGCTCGCCGACCACCTCAACGCCCTCGAAAGAGAGGTCCGTACGTCATGA